In one Shinella zoogloeoides genomic region, the following are encoded:
- a CDS encoding DUF2865 domain-containing protein — MKRRARLLFAIAATLPLLLTGGTAAANMCARIQIELANMPKVVVDTASARKYAGAIARQNIQLRKAKSDQRRLGCSSGSIIVVGGANAEACATLSSVVGKMERNLQILDKKRREFAGGVSSQGRRNVLLAALETNGCNDQPQVMPVAATETLRTLDETRTLPLGTAPDGSDRLQLRSLGGNSGHGNLRTVCVRTCDGGFFPISSGATPLDFRRDQKVCAMMCPQTETELFYQSMTHGQETEQMTSTVTGRPYYELTNAFSYRTRERSKQDACGCDLSAYYQEMIKREKAARGESTETASTGETDAEEDGSVTTIRTLPKKEEIEVRAPAKIEERLYDPTKSKVRTVGPLFLPENSSAIDLGRPADAGVN; from the coding sequence TTGAAGAGACGCGCCCGTCTTCTGTTCGCCATTGCAGCCACTCTGCCGCTCCTTCTCACCGGTGGAACGGCGGCGGCGAATATGTGCGCGCGCATCCAGATCGAGCTGGCGAACATGCCGAAAGTCGTGGTGGATACGGCGAGCGCCCGCAAATATGCCGGCGCCATCGCACGCCAGAACATCCAGTTGCGCAAGGCGAAGAGCGACCAGCGCCGCCTCGGCTGCTCCAGCGGCAGCATCATCGTCGTCGGCGGTGCCAATGCCGAGGCCTGCGCGACGCTCTCCTCCGTCGTCGGCAAGATGGAGCGCAACCTCCAGATCCTCGACAAGAAACGGCGTGAGTTTGCCGGCGGCGTGTCTTCCCAGGGCCGGCGCAACGTCCTTCTCGCGGCGCTCGAGACCAACGGCTGCAACGACCAGCCGCAGGTCATGCCCGTCGCCGCGACCGAAACCCTGCGCACGCTGGACGAGACGCGCACCCTGCCGCTCGGCACGGCGCCGGATGGCAGCGACAGGCTGCAATTGCGCTCGCTCGGCGGCAATTCGGGCCATGGCAACCTGCGCACCGTCTGCGTTCGCACCTGCGACGGCGGCTTCTTCCCGATATCCTCGGGCGCCACGCCGCTCGATTTTCGCCGGGACCAGAAGGTCTGCGCAATGATGTGCCCGCAAACCGAGACCGAACTGTTCTACCAGTCGATGACCCACGGTCAGGAGACGGAGCAGATGACCTCCACGGTCACCGGCCGGCCCTATTACGAACTGACGAACGCCTTCTCCTATCGCACGCGCGAGCGTTCCAAGCAGGACGCCTGCGGCTGCGACCTCTCCGCCTACTATCAGGAGATGATCAAGCGCGAGAAGGCCGCCAGGGGCGAAAGCACCGAGACGGCCAGCACCGGCGAGACCGACGCGGAAGAGGACGGCTCCGTCACCACCATCCGTACACTGCCGAAGAAGGAGGAGATCGAGGTCAGGGCGCCCGCCAAGATCGAGGAACGCCTCTACGACCCCACCAAGAGCAAGGTGCGCACGGTCGGCCCGCTCTTCCTGCCGGAAAACTCGTCCGCCATCGATCTCGGCCGCCCGGCGGATGCCGGCGTCAACTGA
- the bluB gene encoding 5,6-dimethylbenzimidazole synthase, whose protein sequence is MRTEPLDHLVRAGAFPHEERQAVYRAIETRRDVRDQFLPEPLPDDLVGRLLNAAHSAPSVGFMQPWNFLLVRGEETRRAVHAAFLKANAEAAGMFEGERQAQYRALKLEGILKAPLSICVTCDPTRGGDVVLGRTHNPRMDVYSTVCAVQNLWLAARAEGVGVGWVSIFHDSDIRQILGIPQHVEIVAWLCVGFVDQLYREPELALKGWRQRLPLEDLVFEERWPEDGAGVS, encoded by the coding sequence ATGCGAACCGAACCCTTGGACCATCTGGTCCGGGCGGGCGCCTTTCCGCACGAGGAGAGGCAGGCCGTCTACCGCGCCATCGAAACGCGCCGCGACGTGCGCGACCAGTTCCTGCCCGAGCCTCTGCCGGACGATCTCGTCGGCCGCCTGCTCAATGCCGCGCACAGCGCGCCGTCGGTGGGATTCATGCAGCCGTGGAATTTCCTGCTGGTGCGCGGCGAAGAGACCCGCCGCGCGGTGCATGCGGCCTTTCTGAAGGCCAATGCCGAGGCGGCCGGCATGTTCGAGGGCGAGCGGCAGGCACAGTATCGGGCGCTGAAGCTCGAGGGCATCCTGAAGGCGCCGCTGTCGATCTGCGTGACCTGCGATCCGACGCGTGGCGGCGACGTTGTGCTGGGCCGCACGCACAATCCGCGCATGGACGTCTATTCCACGGTCTGCGCGGTGCAGAACCTCTGGCTAGCGGCACGCGCGGAAGGGGTTGGCGTCGGCTGGGTCAGCATCTTCCATGACAGCGATATCCGGCAGATCCTCGGCATTCCGCAGCATGTCGAGATCGTCGCATGGCTGTGCGTCGGCTTCGTCGATCAGCTTTATCGTGAGCCGGAACTGGCGCTGAAGGGCTGGCGGCAGCGCCTGCCGCTGGAAGATCTGGTGTTCGAGGAGCGCTGGCCGGAGGACGGGGCGGGCGTCAGTTGA
- a CDS encoding diguanylate cyclase domain-containing protein — protein MAIRAAALMIVLLFGAANYLVLDHAIERADSFVVETERTLVRNEFSHQIDQVVQYQSQLSFWDRSFNELAEGMPGDSFVRDQLRDWMWSDFGFSWMIFTSLDGEKILGVHRGEKVSDRKAREKLHWVSDLTRKAERAYYEALSPDRGGWQVAGAKEDPDLLTPALPEIHVSGMRLIDRVMSIVVVQAVIPKTLYIPANRREPTLLITVKPVSQKMLANSERRLGVHGLGFTPIVTEEPGLVMTPVGGDAYNPMVASWRPNMPGSFVWQSALPQIAMFVLVFAGVMLFVTMRFSTLVKALQRSEGKNAFLARHDPLTGLKNRSGFDEEVSRAISRGDNAPFAILALDLDRFKAVNDRHGHAAGDAVLLAVARRFSDRVGPRGCVARLGGDEFCILLKGAHEREGLLELANSLVLDTQVPIAYDGQLLVIGGSAGIAQFPDHGKSVHDVMVKADAALYSAKNGGRNRAVHAGDVASAEFLQPGSIRAA, from the coding sequence ATGGCGATCCGCGCAGCGGCGCTGATGATCGTCCTGCTTTTCGGCGCCGCCAACTACCTCGTGCTCGACCATGCGATCGAGCGGGCCGACAGTTTCGTCGTCGAGACGGAGCGCACGCTGGTGCGCAACGAATTCAGCCACCAGATCGACCAGGTGGTGCAATACCAGAGCCAGCTTTCCTTCTGGGACAGGAGCTTCAACGAACTGGCCGAGGGCATGCCGGGCGATTCCTTCGTGCGCGACCAGTTGCGCGACTGGATGTGGTCCGATTTCGGTTTCTCCTGGATGATCTTCACCTCGCTCGACGGCGAGAAAATTCTTGGCGTGCATCGCGGCGAAAAGGTCTCCGACCGCAAGGCGCGCGAAAAGCTGCATTGGGTGAGCGACCTAACCCGCAAGGCCGAGCGCGCCTATTACGAGGCGCTGTCGCCCGATCGCGGCGGCTGGCAGGTCGCGGGTGCCAAGGAGGATCCCGACCTCCTGACGCCGGCGCTTCCCGAAATCCACGTCTCCGGCATGCGGCTGATCGACCGGGTGATGAGCATCGTCGTGGTGCAGGCCGTCATCCCGAAGACGCTTTACATTCCCGCGAACCGGCGGGAGCCGACGCTCCTCATCACCGTCAAGCCGGTCTCGCAGAAGATGCTGGCGAATTCGGAGCGACGGCTCGGCGTGCACGGCCTCGGCTTCACGCCGATCGTGACCGAGGAGCCGGGCCTCGTGATGACGCCGGTCGGCGGCGATGCCTACAATCCCATGGTCGCGTCCTGGCGGCCGAACATGCCGGGTTCCTTCGTCTGGCAATCGGCGCTGCCGCAGATCGCCATGTTCGTACTGGTCTTTGCCGGGGTCATGCTGTTCGTCACCATGCGCTTCTCAACGCTGGTGAAGGCCCTTCAGCGCAGCGAGGGAAAGAACGCGTTTCTCGCGCGGCACGATCCTTTGACCGGACTGAAGAATCGCAGCGGCTTCGACGAAGAGGTCTCGCGCGCCATAAGCAGGGGCGACAATGCGCCCTTCGCGATCCTCGCGCTCGACCTCGACAGGTTCAAGGCGGTCAATGACCGCCATGGCCATGCGGCGGGCGATGCCGTGCTCCTGGCGGTGGCCCGGCGCTTCTCCGACCGCGTCGGCCCGCGCGGCTGCGTGGCGCGGCTCGGCGGCGACGAGTTCTGCATCCTGCTCAAGGGTGCGCATGAACGCGAGGGCCTTCTGGAACTGGCGAACAGCCTCGTGCTCGATACGCAGGTGCCGATCGCCTATGACGGGCAGCTTCTCGTGATCGGCGGCAGCGCCGGCATCGCGCAGTTCCCCGACCATGGCAAATCGGTGCACGATGTCATGGTGAAGGCGGATGCCGCGCTCTATTCGGCCAAGAACGGCGGGCGCAACCGCGCGGTCCATGCCGGCGACGTCGCCAGCGCGGAGTTTTTGCAACCTGGCAGCATTCGCGCGGCGTAG
- a CDS encoding NAD+ synthase encodes MTSQTEKTTLRIAVAQLNPTVGDVNGNLAKARAAREDAARQGADLLLLTELFISGYPPEDLVLKPAFLKACRRAVDDLAADTADGGPGVIIGFPRQDETGRYNAVAVLDGGKVIAVRDKVDLPNYGEFDEKRVFDQGAMPGPVNFRGVRLGIPICEDIWGELGVCETLAESGAEILLSPNGSPYYRGKVDIRHQVVLKQVIETGLPLLYANQLGGQDELVFDGASFAFNADKALAFQMSQFEETVALTTWKKHGEGWACDGGPMSRIPEKEEADYRACLLGFRDYVNKNGFKNVVLGLSGGIDSAICAAIAVDALGEERVRCIMLPYRYTSKDSLKDAADCAKALGCRYDIVPIEAPVTGFLSSLSELFEGTEEGITEENLQSRARGTILMAVSNKFGSMVVTTGNKSEMSVGYATLYGDMNGGFNPIKDLYKMQVYAISRWRNAHVPPGALGPTGEVIPQNIIDKAPSAELRPNQTDQDSLPPYPVLDEILECLVEREMGTEEIVARGHDEATVHRVEHLLYIAEYKRRQSAPGVKITKKNFGRDRRYPITNRYRDRG; translated from the coding sequence ATGACTTCCCAGACCGAAAAGACGACGCTGCGCATTGCCGTCGCGCAATTGAACCCGACCGTCGGCGACGTGAACGGCAACCTTGCCAAGGCGCGCGCCGCCCGCGAGGATGCCGCCCGGCAGGGCGCAGACCTCCTGCTTCTGACGGAACTCTTCATCTCCGGCTATCCGCCCGAGGATCTCGTGCTGAAGCCCGCCTTCCTCAAGGCCTGCCGGCGGGCGGTCGACGATCTTGCCGCCGACACGGCCGATGGCGGCCCGGGCGTCATCATCGGCTTTCCGCGGCAGGACGAGACCGGCCGCTACAACGCCGTCGCCGTGCTCGACGGCGGCAAGGTGATCGCGGTGCGTGACAAGGTGGACCTGCCGAATTACGGCGAGTTCGACGAAAAGCGCGTCTTCGACCAGGGGGCGATGCCCGGCCCGGTCAATTTCCGCGGCGTGCGGCTCGGCATTCCGATCTGCGAGGATATCTGGGGCGAACTCGGCGTGTGCGAGACGCTGGCCGAGAGCGGCGCGGAGATCCTGCTGTCGCCGAACGGCTCGCCCTACTATCGCGGCAAGGTCGATATCCGCCACCAGGTCGTGCTGAAGCAGGTCATCGAGACCGGCCTGCCGCTGCTCTATGCCAATCAGCTCGGCGGCCAGGACGAACTGGTCTTCGACGGCGCGAGCTTCGCCTTCAACGCGGACAAGGCGCTCGCCTTCCAGATGAGCCAGTTCGAGGAGACGGTCGCGCTCACCACCTGGAAGAAGCATGGCGAAGGCTGGGCCTGTGACGGCGGGCCGATGTCGCGCATTCCGGAAAAGGAGGAGGCGGACTACCGCGCCTGCCTTCTCGGCTTCCGCGACTATGTCAACAAGAACGGCTTCAAGAACGTGGTGCTCGGACTCTCCGGCGGCATCGATTCGGCGATCTGCGCGGCCATTGCCGTGGATGCCTTGGGCGAGGAGCGAGTTCGCTGCATCATGCTGCCCTACCGCTACACGTCGAAGGATTCGCTGAAGGACGCCGCCGACTGCGCCAAGGCGCTCGGCTGCCGCTACGACATCGTGCCGATCGAGGCGCCGGTGACCGGCTTCCTCTCCTCGCTCTCCGAGCTTTTCGAGGGCACGGAAGAGGGCATCACGGAAGAGAACCTGCAGAGCCGCGCCCGCGGCACGATCCTCATGGCGGTCTCCAACAAGTTCGGCTCGATGGTCGTCACCACCGGCAACAAGTCGGAGATGTCGGTCGGCTATGCCACGCTCTACGGCGACATGAACGGCGGCTTCAACCCGATCAAGGACCTCTACAAGATGCAGGTCTATGCGATCTCGCGCTGGCGCAACGCGCATGTGCCGCCGGGCGCGCTTGGGCCGACGGGCGAGGTGATTCCGCAGAACATCATCGACAAGGCGCCGTCCGCGGAACTTCGCCCCAACCAGACCGACCAGGATTCGCTGCCGCCCTATCCGGTGCTCGACGAAATCCTGGAATGCCTCGTCGAACGGGAGATGGGAACGGAAGAGATCGTCGCGCGCGGCCATGATGAAGCGACGGTGCACCGGGTCGAGCACCTGCTCTACATCGCCGAATACAAGCGCCGCCAGTCGGCGCCGGGCGTGAAGATCACCAAGAAGAACTTTGGCCGCGACCGGCGCTATCCCATCACCAACCGCTATCGTGACCGGGGGTGA
- a CDS encoding LTA synthase family protein encodes MDATEGLAVEAGFAARHAKALAVLRSLAVSGLLALATVVAIEWITRGSLAQTWLYFTNLEQPGWTTTGVFFLLYLAIDALIGRQHKAVLFVSPLVVLMGVISQQKQVFLTDPLYPTDLLFGRQIIELMPVLVQDRPWTAAALALAVVGGVVGLVSLWIFAWRRFRPLTKKERLTRLAIALPLLAGFVSIMDYNEFSWVRDRLKIFPIMWDQAENYRHNGFVMAFAINLPMANVQAPSGYMVDAIDKIPSKPLPAGTTHRSKPDVIVVMSESLWDPTRIKSVKLSPDPMPVIRESQSGNVFSPEFGGLTANVEFEALTGFSNAFLPTGSIPYQQYVRKPIPSLATFFRAEGYTARAIHPFSGWFWNRSSVYKAFGFQTFKDVDKMPPLAKRGNFTSDEALTKEIIRQADAQEDPFFFFTVTLQGHGPYDDGRYTKTDVSVDGKLDARDNRMLASYAQGVKEADKSLKMLMDWAKERDRETIIVVFGDHLPPLNTVYKNSGYMKGITAARKGTPEQMKNEHETPLVIWSNKTGVEKEVGTISPAFLSYYILKEAGFEHPYYTGFLGAVHDKLRVIDRYMLIDAKGKATADWARKKTIDPLVRDFRFLQHDIMFGKQYGLERFFDSHAELMSAGY; translated from the coding sequence ATGGATGCCACCGAAGGACTTGCCGTCGAGGCAGGCTTTGCCGCGCGCCACGCCAAGGCGCTCGCCGTCCTGCGTTCGCTCGCCGTTTCCGGCCTTCTGGCGCTTGCCACCGTCGTCGCCATCGAATGGATCACGCGCGGCTCGCTCGCCCAGACCTGGCTCTACTTCACCAATCTCGAGCAGCCCGGCTGGACCACAACGGGCGTGTTCTTCCTGCTTTACCTCGCCATCGACGCGCTGATCGGCCGGCAGCACAAGGCCGTGCTGTTCGTCTCGCCGCTCGTGGTGCTGATGGGCGTCATCTCGCAGCAGAAGCAGGTCTTCCTCACCGACCCGCTCTACCCGACGGACCTGCTCTTCGGCCGCCAGATCATCGAACTGATGCCGGTGCTCGTGCAGGACCGGCCGTGGACGGCCGCCGCGCTCGCGCTCGCCGTCGTCGGCGGCGTCGTGGGCCTTGTCAGCCTCTGGATCTTTGCCTGGCGCCGTTTCCGTCCGCTGACGAAGAAGGAGCGCCTGACGCGCCTTGCCATCGCGCTGCCGCTCCTGGCCGGCTTCGTCTCGATCATGGACTACAACGAGTTCTCCTGGGTCCGCGACCGGCTGAAGATCTTCCCGATCATGTGGGACCAGGCGGAGAACTATCGCCACAACGGCTTCGTCATGGCCTTTGCCATCAACCTGCCGATGGCGAACGTGCAGGCGCCCTCCGGCTACATGGTCGACGCCATCGACAAGATTCCGTCCAAGCCCCTGCCCGCCGGCACGACGCACCGCTCCAAGCCTGATGTCATCGTCGTCATGAGCGAATCGCTGTGGGACCCGACGCGGATCAAGAGCGTAAAACTCTCGCCCGATCCGATGCCGGTCATCCGCGAAAGCCAGAGCGGCAACGTCTTCTCGCCGGAATTCGGCGGCCTTACCGCGAATGTCGAATTCGAGGCGCTGACGGGCTTTTCCAACGCCTTCCTGCCGACGGGCAGCATTCCCTACCAGCAGTATGTGCGCAAGCCGATCCCCTCGCTTGCCACGTTCTTCCGGGCGGAAGGCTATACAGCGCGCGCCATCCATCCCTTCTCCGGCTGGTTCTGGAACCGCAGCAGCGTCTACAAGGCCTTCGGCTTCCAGACCTTCAAGGATGTCGACAAGATGCCGCCGCTCGCAAAGCGTGGCAACTTCACCTCGGACGAGGCGCTGACCAAGGAAATCATCCGCCAGGCGGATGCGCAGGAAGACCCGTTCTTCTTCTTCACCGTCACCCTGCAGGGTCACGGCCCCTATGACGACGGCCGCTATACGAAGACCGACGTTTCCGTCGACGGCAAGCTCGACGCCCGCGACAACCGCATGCTCGCCAGCTACGCCCAGGGCGTGAAGGAAGCCGACAAGAGCCTGAAGATGCTGATGGATTGGGCCAAAGAGCGCGACCGCGAGACGATCATCGTCGTCTTCGGCGACCACCTGCCGCCGCTCAACACGGTCTACAAGAATTCCGGCTACATGAAGGGCATCACCGCCGCGCGCAAGGGCACGCCCGAGCAGATGAAGAACGAACACGAGACCCCGCTCGTCATCTGGTCGAACAAGACCGGCGTCGAGAAGGAGGTCGGCACGATCAGCCCGGCGTTCCTGTCCTACTACATCCTCAAGGAGGCAGGCTTCGAGCACCCCTACTACACCGGCTTCCTCGGTGCGGTGCACGACAAGCTGCGCGTCATCGACCGCTACATGCTGATCGACGCCAAGGGCAAGGCGACCGCCGACTGGGCGCGCAAGAAGACCATCGACCCGCTGGTGCGCGACTTCCGCTTCCTGCAGCACGACATCATGTTCGGCAAGCAGTACGGCCTGGAACGCTTCTTCGACTCCCACGCGGAACTGATGTCGGCAGGCTACTGA
- a CDS encoding TadE/TadG family type IV pilus assembly protein has product MHVLTRLSKDRAGTSALEFAIVAPLFFLALFTLIAYGIYLSVTHSVQQIAADAARTAVAGLNPDERVTLVNRYLDASRLDYSFINRAKMQVIVTDDPGNPEQFTVTISYDSSDLPIWKLFTFALPQEKIERYATVRVGGL; this is encoded by the coding sequence ATGCACGTCCTTACCCGCCTGTCGAAAGATCGCGCCGGCACGTCGGCGCTGGAATTCGCCATCGTGGCGCCGCTGTTCTTCCTCGCCCTCTTCACGCTGATCGCCTACGGCATCTATCTCTCCGTCACCCATTCGGTGCAGCAGATCGCCGCCGATGCGGCGCGCACGGCCGTTGCCGGGCTCAATCCCGACGAGCGCGTCACGCTGGTCAACCGCTACCTCGATGCCTCCCGTCTCGACTATTCCTTCATCAACCGTGCCAAGATGCAGGTGATCGTCACCGACGATCCCGGCAATCCCGAACAGTTCACGGTGACGATCTCCTACGATTCCAGCGACCTGCCGATCTGGAAGCTCTTCACCTTCGCCCTGCCGCAGGAGAAGATCGAACGTTACGCCACCGTGCGCGTGGGAGGGCTGTGA
- a CDS encoding pilus assembly protein TadG-related protein, which produces MKRVRLVTDRHGNIGTLAALTLPLMVFSLALGVDYGYLTVQQRELQASADLAAIAAASSVVEAEKAAATYFALNKLPVTVTGKDGVAIPAITPIHLKATVATASVERGRYVADPELAPEDRFKPAGADADAARVKLSRRADLFLASMILPEPPLLSATGSASRTKLAAFSIGTRLASLNEGVLNALLGKLLGTSLSLKVMDYQALVDADISVQPFLKAVATNLNLTAATYEDVLNAGITMPQLLASMQAVEGLSGPVRSALHAIEQATAGSKVKLPLARILNIDPKKGVAVNAGSDWQMSANVMQMVATAASLANGSKQVALDTGLNIPGLATVTVNLAIGEPPVETPSHRLGAPGSAVRSAQTRLSVEIGINGLAALAGLRIKLPLYVEIAASEAKLADIRCLGATPSNANVAVDAVPGIAELAIGKVDPSVLSDFSEDPRVQKARIVDSALIHIDAFAHGEVKNLDKTRLTYTPTEIAAKTIKTVSTRDTLTSAIKTLLGDLDVEINLLGLPIGTELVAKALASTLTTVTPAIDELLYNLLLVVGVRIGEADVRVTGVVCQRPALVQ; this is translated from the coding sequence ATGAAGCGCGTGCGCCTCGTCACCGACCGGCACGGCAATATCGGCACGCTCGCCGCCCTCACCCTGCCCCTGATGGTCTTCTCGCTCGCGCTCGGCGTCGACTATGGCTACCTGACGGTGCAGCAGCGCGAATTGCAGGCATCGGCGGACCTTGCCGCCATCGCCGCCGCCTCCAGCGTGGTGGAAGCGGAAAAGGCGGCCGCGACCTATTTCGCGCTGAACAAGCTTCCCGTGACCGTCACCGGCAAGGACGGCGTGGCGATACCGGCCATCACGCCCATTCATCTCAAGGCGACCGTCGCCACCGCAAGCGTCGAGCGTGGCCGCTATGTCGCCGATCCGGAACTCGCGCCGGAAGACCGCTTCAAGCCGGCGGGCGCGGATGCGGACGCTGCGCGTGTAAAGCTCTCGCGCCGCGCCGATCTCTTCCTCGCCTCGATGATCCTGCCGGAACCGCCGCTGCTTTCCGCCACAGGTTCGGCCTCCCGCACGAAGCTCGCCGCCTTTTCCATCGGCACGCGCCTTGCGAGCCTCAACGAGGGTGTCCTCAACGCGCTGCTCGGGAAATTGCTCGGCACCAGCCTTTCGCTCAAGGTGATGGACTACCAGGCGCTCGTCGATGCCGACATCTCGGTCCAGCCGTTCCTCAAGGCGGTCGCCACCAACCTGAACCTGACCGCCGCGACCTATGAGGACGTGCTGAATGCCGGCATCACCATGCCGCAGCTTCTTGCCTCCATGCAGGCCGTGGAGGGCCTGTCAGGCCCCGTCCGGTCGGCACTGCACGCCATCGAGCAGGCAACGGCGGGCAGCAAGGTCAAGCTGCCGCTTGCGCGCATCCTCAACATCGATCCCAAGAAAGGTGTCGCGGTGAACGCCGGCAGCGACTGGCAGATGTCGGCAAACGTGATGCAGATGGTGGCCACCGCCGCAAGCCTTGCCAACGGCAGCAAGCAGGTGGCGCTCGATACCGGTCTCAACATCCCCGGCCTTGCCACGGTGACGGTCAATCTCGCCATCGGCGAACCGCCGGTCGAAACGCCGTCGCATCGGCTCGGCGCGCCCGGCAGCGCGGTGCGCAGCGCCCAGACGCGGCTTTCCGTGGAGATCGGCATCAATGGCCTGGCCGCCCTTGCGGGCCTGCGCATCAAGCTGCCGCTCTATGTGGAGATCGCGGCGTCCGAGGCGAAGCTCGCCGATATCCGCTGCCTCGGCGCCACGCCGTCCAATGCCAATGTCGCGGTGGATGCGGTACCTGGCATTGCCGAGCTCGCCATCGGCAAGGTCGATCCCTCCGTCCTCTCCGACTTTTCCGAGGATCCGCGCGTGCAGAAGGCCCGCATCGTCGATTCCGCCCTCATCCACATCGATGCCTTCGCCCATGGCGAGGTGAAGAACCTTGACAAGACCCGCCTCACCTATACGCCGACGGAGATCGCCGCCAAGACGATCAAGACGGTCTCGACCCGCGATACGCTGACCTCCGCCATCAAGACCCTGCTGGGCGATCTCGATGTCGAGATCAACCTTCTCGGCCTGCCCATCGGCACGGAACTCGTCGCCAAGGCGCTCGCCTCGACGCTGACGACCGTGACGCCGGCCATCGACGAACTGCTCTACAATCTGCTGCTGGTCGTCGGCGTCAGGATCGGCGAGGCGGACGTGCGGGTGACGGGCGTCGTCTGCCAGCGGCCGGCCCTCGTCCAGTAG
- a CDS encoding GFA family protein has translation MSEEHTGHCLCGAVRFRTVGPLREVIACHCSQCRRQTGHFYAATNVRDEGLTVEGGENVTWYRASDAAGRGFCRTCGSALFWKGDNTDYTSIMAGTFDQPTGLKIGMHIYCADKGDYYEIDDGAPQFAENR, from the coding sequence ATGAGCGAAGAACATACCGGGCATTGCCTTTGCGGCGCCGTGCGTTTCCGCACCGTTGGGCCGTTGCGCGAGGTCATCGCCTGTCATTGCAGCCAGTGCCGCCGGCAGACCGGACATTTCTACGCCGCGACCAATGTGCGCGACGAGGGGCTGACCGTCGAGGGCGGGGAGAACGTCACCTGGTATCGGGCGAGCGATGCGGCTGGCCGCGGCTTCTGCCGCACCTGCGGCTCCGCGCTGTTCTGGAAGGGCGACAATACCGACTATACGTCGATCATGGCCGGCACCTTCGACCAGCCGACCGGGCTGAAGATCGGCATGCATATCTATTGCGCCGACAAGGGCGACTACTACGAGATCGACGACGGCGCGCCGCAGTTCGCCGAGAACAGGTGA
- a CDS encoding class II 3-deoxy-7-phosphoheptulonate synthase — MAQNWTPSSWRQKAIQQVPDYPDLAALAATEERLAKFPPLVFAGEARRLKSALANVAEGKGFLLQGGDCAESFAEHGADTIRDFFRAFLQMAVVLTFGAQQPVVKVGRIAGQFAKPRSSGIEKQGDVTLPSYRGDIINGIEFTEEARVPNPERQIMAYRQSAATLNLLRAFAMGGYANLENVNQWMLGFVKDSPQAERYRKLADRISETMDFMKAIGITAENHPNLRETDFFTSHEALLLGYEQALTRVDSTSGDWYATSGHMIWIGDRTRQPDHAHIEYCRGIKNPIGLKCGPSLTGDGLLELIDLLNPQNEAGRLTLICRFGHDKVAENLPRLIRAVEREGKKVVWSCDPMHGNTITLNNYKTRPFERILSEVESFFQIHRAEGTHPGGIHIEMTGNDVTECTGGARALSGDDLADRYHTHCDPRLNADQALELAFLLAERMKGGRDEKRMVVNG, encoded by the coding sequence ATGGCACAGAATTGGACCCCGAGCAGCTGGCGGCAGAAGGCCATTCAGCAGGTTCCGGATTATCCGGATCTCGCCGCACTGGCGGCGACCGAAGAGCGCCTCGCGAAGTTTCCGCCGCTCGTCTTCGCCGGCGAGGCACGACGCCTCAAGAGCGCGCTGGCGAACGTGGCCGAAGGCAAGGGCTTCCTGCTGCAGGGCGGCGACTGCGCCGAAAGCTTCGCCGAACACGGCGCCGATACGATCCGCGACTTCTTCCGCGCCTTCCTCCAGATGGCCGTGGTGCTGACCTTCGGCGCCCAGCAGCCGGTCGTGAAGGTCGGCCGCATCGCCGGCCAGTTCGCCAAGCCCCGTTCCTCGGGCATCGAGAAGCAGGGCGACGTGACGCTGCCCTCCTACCGCGGCGACATCATCAACGGCATCGAATTCACGGAAGAAGCCCGCGTGCCGAATCCGGAGCGCCAGATCATGGCCTACCGCCAGTCGGCTGCGACGCTGAACCTGCTGCGCGCCTTCGCGATGGGCGGCTATGCCAACCTCGAGAACGTCAACCAGTGGATGCTCGGCTTCGTCAAGGATTCGCCGCAGGCCGAGCGCTACCGCAAGCTCGCCGACCGCATTTCCGAGACCATGGACTTCATGAAGGCCATCGGCATCACGGCGGAAAACCATCCGAACCTGCGCGAGACGGATTTCTTCACCAGCCATGAGGCGCTGCTGCTCGGCTACGAGCAGGCGCTGACCCGCGTCGATTCGACCTCGGGCGACTGGTACGCGACCTCGGGCCACATGATCTGGATCGGCGACCGCACGCGCCAGCCCGACCATGCGCATATCGAATATTGCCGCGGCATCAAGAACCCGATCGGTCTCAAGTGCGGTCCGTCGCTGACCGGCGACGGCCTCTTGGAGCTGATCGACCTCCTGAACCCGCAGAACGAGGCCGGCCGCCTGACGCTGATTTGCCGTTTCGGCCACGACAAGGTGGCGGAAAACCTGCCGCGCCTCATCCGCGCCGTCGAGCGGGAAGGCAAGAAGGTCGTCTGGTCCTGCGATCCGATGCACGGCAACACGATCACGCTCAACAACTACAAGACCCGCCCCTTCGAGCGGATCCTGTCGGAAGTCGAGAGCTTCTTCCAGATCCACCGCGCCGAAGGCACGCATCCGGGCGGCATCCATATCGAGATGACCGGCAACGACGTGACGGAATGCACGGGCGGCGCGCGGGCGCTGTCGGGCGACGATCTCGCCGACCGCTACCACACGCATTGCGATCCGCGCCTCAACGCCGACCAGGCGCTCGAGCTCGCCTTCCTTCTTGCCGAGCGCATGAAGGGCGGCCGCGACGAGAAGCGCATGGTGGTGAACGGCTGA